In the genome of Ictalurus furcatus strain D&B chromosome 13, Billie_1.0, whole genome shotgun sequence, one region contains:
- the ppp1r16a gene encoding protein phosphatase 1 regulatory subunit 16A isoform X2 produces MTSVSRLSTTDRLKHAQKRRAQQLKGWAQMEKESARMGKNSVAQRKSDEKKGKNHGGRKVRFPSNITLLEAAARNDLDEVRELLKSGVSPDLFNEDGLTALHQCCIDDFVDVVRCLLESGANVNACDSELWTPLHAAATCGHTGLVQILVQAGADLLAVNADGNMPYDLCEDEATLELIEVVMAEQGITQEQIDECRAAKERVMLADVQALIDRGDNLNAKDQHGATLLHVAAANGYLSVGEVLLEHRASVDETDADGWTPLHAASCWGQLQMVELLVAHGADLNAKSLLEETPLDVCVDEEVRAKLLELKHKHEAIMKNQDKHKGSLQRRASSASSRGKVVRRTSVNERSSLYRREHHKEAMVWQDRGRQDRQTEDEDEDKQTDAELKHMTAASSRAQDLRYPDNDRGLENGDRDSVVGNGGTFVASTSLVPGELRSSGRRERSASYQLTPALPSGDAGDTDSMTREKSHQTLAELKRQRAAAKLQKRQAPAPPLLPPTQEEAGPAELAVQPVYFTPASGDPPLLKLKAPEEEEPANQKEPCCGLMRYCSLQSGCRG; encoded by the exons ATGACGAGCGTGAGCCGACTCTCCACGACGGACCGACTGAAGCACGCGCAGAAGAGACGGGCGCAGCAGCTGAAAGGCTGGGCGCAGATGGAGAAGGAGAGCGCACGCATGGGGAAGAACAGCGTCGCGCAGAGGAAGAGTGACGAGAAGAAGGGCAAGAACCACGGTGGGAGGAAGGTGAGGTTCCCGAGCAACATCACGCTGCTGGAGGCCGCCGCCAGGAACGACCTCGACGAAG tgagGGAGCTGCTGAAGAGTGGTGTTAGCCCTGACCTGTTTAACGAAGACGGTCTCACAGCCTTacaccag TGCTGCATCGATGACTTTGTGGATGTGGTGCGCTGTCTGCTGGAGTCCGGTGCGAATGTAAATGCGTGTGACAGTGAACTCTGGACTCCGCTACACGCTGCTGCCACCTGTGGACACACTGGCCTCGTACAGATCCTCGTCCAGGC cggaGCGGATCTGCTGGCAGTAAATGCAGACGGGAACATGCCGTATGACCTGTGCGAGGACGAAGCCACGCTCGAACTCATCGAGGTAGTGATGGCCGAGCAGG GCATCACACAGGAGCAGATAGACGAGTGCCGTGCTGCCAAGGAGAGAGTCATGCTGGCCGACGTCCAAGCACTGATAGACCGAGGAGACAACCTGAACGCCAAGGACCAACACGGGGCCACTctg ctGCACGTAGCGGCAGCTAACGGCTACTTGTCAGTGGGAGAGGTGCTGCTGGAGCACAGAGCGAGCGTGGACGAGACAGACGCAGACGGATGGACACCGCTGCACGCTGCCTCCTGCTGGGGACAG CTACAAATGGTGGAGCTCTTGGTGGCTCACGGCGCGGATCTAAACGCCAAGTCTCTCCTGGAAGAAACCCCTCTAG atgtgtgtgtggatgaggaGGTCAGGGCAAAGCTATTAGagctgaaacacaaacacgaGGCCATCATGAAGAACCAGGACAAACACAAAGGCTCACTGCAGAGACGAGCGTCCAGCGCCAGCAGCCgggg taaGGTGGTGAGGAGGACGAGCGTGAACGAGCGTAGTAGTTTGTACAGGAGAGAGCACCATAAGGAGGCCATGGTGTGGcaggacagagggagacaggacagacagacggaggaCGAGGATGAAGACAAACAGACGGACGCCGAACTCAAGCACATG ACGGCGGCGTCTAGCCGGGCGCAGGATTTGCGTTATCCGGATAACGACAGAGGCTTGGAAAACGGAGACCGCGACTCTGTCGTAGGAAATGGCGGCACCTTCGTGGCGTCTACGTCCTTGGTTCCCGGAGAGCTGCGCAGCAGTGGACGCAGGGAACGCAGCGCCTCCTATCAGCTGACTCCAGCGCTGCCGAGCGGCGACGCCGGGGACACGGATAGCATGACGCGGGAGAAATCGCACCAGACGCTAGCGGAGCTGAAACGGCAGAGAGCCGCCGCAAAGCTTCAGAAACGGCAGGCTCCTGCTCCGCCTCTGCTTCCTCCGACACAGGAAGAGGCGGGGCCTGCCGAACTGGCGGTGCAGCCAGTGTACTTCACACCTGCGAGCGGCGATCCGCCGCTACTGAAGCTGAAGGCACCAGAGGAAGAGGAGCCGGCCAATCAAAAAGAGCCGTGCTGCGGACTTAT gcgtTATTGCAGCCTCCAGAGcggctgcagaggttga
- the ppp1r16a gene encoding protein phosphatase 1 regulatory subunit 16A isoform X1 produces MAEHGELLAEMTSVSRLSTTDRLKHAQKRRAQQLKGWAQMEKESARMGKNSVAQRKSDEKKGKNHGGRKVRFPSNITLLEAAARNDLDEVRELLKSGVSPDLFNEDGLTALHQCCIDDFVDVVRCLLESGANVNACDSELWTPLHAAATCGHTGLVQILVQAGADLLAVNADGNMPYDLCEDEATLELIEVVMAEQGITQEQIDECRAAKERVMLADVQALIDRGDNLNAKDQHGATLLHVAAANGYLSVGEVLLEHRASVDETDADGWTPLHAASCWGQLQMVELLVAHGADLNAKSLLEETPLDVCVDEEVRAKLLELKHKHEAIMKNQDKHKGSLQRRASSASSRGKVVRRTSVNERSSLYRREHHKEAMVWQDRGRQDRQTEDEDEDKQTDAELKHMTAASSRAQDLRYPDNDRGLENGDRDSVVGNGGTFVASTSLVPGELRSSGRRERSASYQLTPALPSGDAGDTDSMTREKSHQTLAELKRQRAAAKLQKRQAPAPPLLPPTQEEAGPAELAVQPVYFTPASGDPPLLKLKAPEEEEPANQKEPCCGLMRYCSLQSGCRG; encoded by the exons ATGGCAGAGCACGGCGAGCTGCTGGCCGAGATGACGAGCGTGAGCCGACTCTCCACGACGGACCGACTGAAGCACGCGCAGAAGAGACGGGCGCAGCAGCTGAAAGGCTGGGCGCAGATGGAGAAGGAGAGCGCACGCATGGGGAAGAACAGCGTCGCGCAGAGGAAGAGTGACGAGAAGAAGGGCAAGAACCACGGTGGGAGGAAGGTGAGGTTCCCGAGCAACATCACGCTGCTGGAGGCCGCCGCCAGGAACGACCTCGACGAAG tgagGGAGCTGCTGAAGAGTGGTGTTAGCCCTGACCTGTTTAACGAAGACGGTCTCACAGCCTTacaccag TGCTGCATCGATGACTTTGTGGATGTGGTGCGCTGTCTGCTGGAGTCCGGTGCGAATGTAAATGCGTGTGACAGTGAACTCTGGACTCCGCTACACGCTGCTGCCACCTGTGGACACACTGGCCTCGTACAGATCCTCGTCCAGGC cggaGCGGATCTGCTGGCAGTAAATGCAGACGGGAACATGCCGTATGACCTGTGCGAGGACGAAGCCACGCTCGAACTCATCGAGGTAGTGATGGCCGAGCAGG GCATCACACAGGAGCAGATAGACGAGTGCCGTGCTGCCAAGGAGAGAGTCATGCTGGCCGACGTCCAAGCACTGATAGACCGAGGAGACAACCTGAACGCCAAGGACCAACACGGGGCCACTctg ctGCACGTAGCGGCAGCTAACGGCTACTTGTCAGTGGGAGAGGTGCTGCTGGAGCACAGAGCGAGCGTGGACGAGACAGACGCAGACGGATGGACACCGCTGCACGCTGCCTCCTGCTGGGGACAG CTACAAATGGTGGAGCTCTTGGTGGCTCACGGCGCGGATCTAAACGCCAAGTCTCTCCTGGAAGAAACCCCTCTAG atgtgtgtgtggatgaggaGGTCAGGGCAAAGCTATTAGagctgaaacacaaacacgaGGCCATCATGAAGAACCAGGACAAACACAAAGGCTCACTGCAGAGACGAGCGTCCAGCGCCAGCAGCCgggg taaGGTGGTGAGGAGGACGAGCGTGAACGAGCGTAGTAGTTTGTACAGGAGAGAGCACCATAAGGAGGCCATGGTGTGGcaggacagagggagacaggacagacagacggaggaCGAGGATGAAGACAAACAGACGGACGCCGAACTCAAGCACATG ACGGCGGCGTCTAGCCGGGCGCAGGATTTGCGTTATCCGGATAACGACAGAGGCTTGGAAAACGGAGACCGCGACTCTGTCGTAGGAAATGGCGGCACCTTCGTGGCGTCTACGTCCTTGGTTCCCGGAGAGCTGCGCAGCAGTGGACGCAGGGAACGCAGCGCCTCCTATCAGCTGACTCCAGCGCTGCCGAGCGGCGACGCCGGGGACACGGATAGCATGACGCGGGAGAAATCGCACCAGACGCTAGCGGAGCTGAAACGGCAGAGAGCCGCCGCAAAGCTTCAGAAACGGCAGGCTCCTGCTCCGCCTCTGCTTCCTCCGACACAGGAAGAGGCGGGGCCTGCCGAACTGGCGGTGCAGCCAGTGTACTTCACACCTGCGAGCGGCGATCCGCCGCTACTGAAGCTGAAGGCACCAGAGGAAGAGGAGCCGGCCAATCAAAAAGAGCCGTGCTGCGGACTTAT gcgtTATTGCAGCCTCCAGAGcggctgcagaggttga
- the ppp1r16a gene encoding protein phosphatase 1 regulatory subunit 16A isoform X3, which yields MAEHGELLAEMTSVSRLSTTDRLKHAQKRRAQQLKGWAQMEKESARMGKNSVAQRKSDEKKGKNHGGRKVRFPSNITLLEAAARNDLDEVRELLKSGVSPDLFNEDGLTALHQCCIDDFVDVVRCLLESGANVNACDSELWTPLHAAATCGHTGLVQILVQAGADLLAVNADGNMPYDLCEDEATLELIEVVMAEQGITQEQIDECRAAKERVMLADVQALIDRGDNLNAKDQHGATLLHVAAANGYLSVGEVLLEHRASVDETDADGWTPLHAASCWGQLQMVELLVAHGADLNAKSLLEETPLDVCVDEEVRAKLLELKHKHEAIMKNQDKHKGSLQRRASSASSRGKVVRRTSVNERSSLYRREHHKEAMVWQDRGRQDRQTEDEDEDKQTDAELKHMTAASSRAQDLRYPDNDRGLENGDRDSVVGNGGTFVASTSLVPGELRSSGRRERSASYQLTPALPSGDAGDTDSMTREKSHQTLAELKRQRAAAKLQKRQAPAPPLLPPTQEEAGPAELAVQPVYFTPASGDPPLLKLKAPEEEEPANQKEPCCGLM from the exons ATGGCAGAGCACGGCGAGCTGCTGGCCGAGATGACGAGCGTGAGCCGACTCTCCACGACGGACCGACTGAAGCACGCGCAGAAGAGACGGGCGCAGCAGCTGAAAGGCTGGGCGCAGATGGAGAAGGAGAGCGCACGCATGGGGAAGAACAGCGTCGCGCAGAGGAAGAGTGACGAGAAGAAGGGCAAGAACCACGGTGGGAGGAAGGTGAGGTTCCCGAGCAACATCACGCTGCTGGAGGCCGCCGCCAGGAACGACCTCGACGAAG tgagGGAGCTGCTGAAGAGTGGTGTTAGCCCTGACCTGTTTAACGAAGACGGTCTCACAGCCTTacaccag TGCTGCATCGATGACTTTGTGGATGTGGTGCGCTGTCTGCTGGAGTCCGGTGCGAATGTAAATGCGTGTGACAGTGAACTCTGGACTCCGCTACACGCTGCTGCCACCTGTGGACACACTGGCCTCGTACAGATCCTCGTCCAGGC cggaGCGGATCTGCTGGCAGTAAATGCAGACGGGAACATGCCGTATGACCTGTGCGAGGACGAAGCCACGCTCGAACTCATCGAGGTAGTGATGGCCGAGCAGG GCATCACACAGGAGCAGATAGACGAGTGCCGTGCTGCCAAGGAGAGAGTCATGCTGGCCGACGTCCAAGCACTGATAGACCGAGGAGACAACCTGAACGCCAAGGACCAACACGGGGCCACTctg ctGCACGTAGCGGCAGCTAACGGCTACTTGTCAGTGGGAGAGGTGCTGCTGGAGCACAGAGCGAGCGTGGACGAGACAGACGCAGACGGATGGACACCGCTGCACGCTGCCTCCTGCTGGGGACAG CTACAAATGGTGGAGCTCTTGGTGGCTCACGGCGCGGATCTAAACGCCAAGTCTCTCCTGGAAGAAACCCCTCTAG atgtgtgtgtggatgaggaGGTCAGGGCAAAGCTATTAGagctgaaacacaaacacgaGGCCATCATGAAGAACCAGGACAAACACAAAGGCTCACTGCAGAGACGAGCGTCCAGCGCCAGCAGCCgggg taaGGTGGTGAGGAGGACGAGCGTGAACGAGCGTAGTAGTTTGTACAGGAGAGAGCACCATAAGGAGGCCATGGTGTGGcaggacagagggagacaggacagacagacggaggaCGAGGATGAAGACAAACAGACGGACGCCGAACTCAAGCACATG ACGGCGGCGTCTAGCCGGGCGCAGGATTTGCGTTATCCGGATAACGACAGAGGCTTGGAAAACGGAGACCGCGACTCTGTCGTAGGAAATGGCGGCACCTTCGTGGCGTCTACGTCCTTGGTTCCCGGAGAGCTGCGCAGCAGTGGACGCAGGGAACGCAGCGCCTCCTATCAGCTGACTCCAGCGCTGCCGAGCGGCGACGCCGGGGACACGGATAGCATGACGCGGGAGAAATCGCACCAGACGCTAGCGGAGCTGAAACGGCAGAGAGCCGCCGCAAAGCTTCAGAAACGGCAGGCTCCTGCTCCGCCTCTGCTTCCTCCGACACAGGAAGAGGCGGGGCCTGCCGAACTGGCGGTGCAGCCAGTGTACTTCACACCTGCGAGCGGCGATCCGCCGCTACTGAAGCTGAAGGCACCAGAGGAAGAGGAGCCGGCCAATCAAAAAGAGCCGTGCTGCGGACTTATGTAG
- the LOC128616787 gene encoding C-type lectin domain family 4 member M-like isoform X2, whose translation MAQSCFGGTRRGGPTRYYTDSFNVMADRCVHAVYLANECTCKIDDANKLSPFFSCSCLGGDTSWSRYYRLAAVCLTLLCVLLNSAVLVLWVKFNNLTTENTDLQTHYSKLLLEHQTGYENMTFDRDRLQTRYNNLIVERDQLQTNYKNLIVERDRLQMNYNNLTIERDRLQTSYNNLTIKIDWLQTSYNNLTVERDRIQMNSNKLTVKIDQLQTSYNNLTVERDRLQTSYNNLTTERDQLQTSYNNLTVERDRLQTSYNNLTTERDQLQTSYNNLTVERDRLQTSYNNLTTERDQLQTSYNNLTVERDRLQTSYNNLTTERDQLQTSYNNLIVERDQLQNSYNNLTVERGRLQTSYNNLTMVREKDQEKCKELTNELEKLQTNYSTMANQKDQLQKERDVLRNRLEKLAAQGRGGWVYFSPNLYFISTEKKSWTEGRQDCKKKGAELVTIKTKEEQEFLVQQLGSDKAWIGLNDRNTEGTWKWVDGTALTTAYWVPGEPNDIGNEDCAEIWGFPDKQGWNDRPCNGKVRWICEKPSQTLQ comes from the exons atggctcagagctgttttggtggcacaaggagagggggacctacacgatattacacagatagttttaatgttatggctgatcggtgtgtacATGCGGTCTACCTGGCCAATGAGTGTACATGCAAGATAGATGACGCTAATAAATTGTCTCCCTTTTTCTCCTGTTCTTGTTTAGGAGGCGACACCTCATGGAGCAGATATTACAGACTTGCTGCAGTGTGCTTGACCCTGTTGTGTGTCCTCCTGAATTCTGCTGTCTTAGTGCTGTGGGTCAAGTTCAACAACTTGACTACAGAAAACACCGATTTACAAACTCATTACAGCAAACTCCTTCTAGAGCACCAAACCGGCTACGAAAACATGACTTTTGATAGAGACCGGTTACAGACCAGGTACAACAACCTGATAGtcgagagagaccagttacaaaCCAACTACAAAAACCTGATAGTCGAGAGAGACCGGTTACAGATGAACTACAACAACCTGACCATTGAAAGAGACCGGCTACAGACCAGCTACAACAACTTGACCATAAAGATAGACTGGTTACAAACCAGCTATAACAACCTGACAGTCGAGAGAGACCGGATACAAATGAACTCCAACAAGTTGACCGTCAAGATagaccagttacagaccagCTACAACAACCTAACAGTCGAGAGAGACCGGTTACAGACCAGCTACAACAACCTGACCActgagagagaccagttacagaccagCTACAACAACCTAACAGTCGAGAGAGACCGGTTACAGACCAGCTACAACAACCTGACCActgagagagaccagttacagaccagCTACAACAACCTAACAGTCGAGAGAGACCGGTTACAGACCAGCTACAACAACCTGACCActgagagagaccagttacagaccagCTACAACAACCTAACAGTCGAGAGAGACCGGTTACAGACCAGCTACAACAACCTGACCActgagagagaccagttacagaccagCTATAACAACCTGATAGtcgagagagaccagttacagaacAGCTACAACAACCTGACAGTCGAGAGAGGCCGGTTACAGACCAGCTACAACAACCTGACTATGGTGAGAGAAAAGGACCAGGAAAAATGTAAGGAACTGACTAACGAACTGGAGAAACTGCAGACAAACTACAGCACCATGGCAAACCAGAAAGACCAGttacagaaggagagagatgtACTTCGGAACAGGTTGGAAAAGCTAG CTGCACAGGGCAGAGGAGGATGGGTCTACTTCAGCCCCAATCTTTACTTCATCTCTACTGAGAAGAAAAGCTGGACTGAGGGCAGACAGGACTGCAAAAAGAAGGGAGCAGAACTCGTGACCATCAAGACCAAAGAGGAACAG GAGTTCCTTGTTCAGCAGCTGGGCAGCGATAAGGCTTGGATTGGTTTAAATGACAGAAATACAGAGGGGACCTGGAAATGGGTGGATGGTACAGCACTGACCACTGC GTACTGGGTTCCGGGGGAACCCAACGATATAGGCAACGAGGACTGTGCTGAGATTTGGGGTTTTCCGGATAAGCAGGGCTGGAACGACAGGCCGTGCAATGGCAAAGTGAGATGGATCTGTGAGAAACCTTCTCAGACTTTGCAGTG A
- the LOC128616787 gene encoding C-type lectin domain family 4 member M-like isoform X1 gives MAQSCFGGTRRGGPTRYYTDSFNVMADRCVHAVYLANECTCKIDDANKLSPFFSCSCLGGDTSWSRYYRLAAVCLTLLCVLLNSAVLVLWVKFNNLTTENTDLQTHYSKLLLEHQTGYENMTFDRDRLQTRYNNLIVERDQLQTNYKNLIVERDRLQMNYNNLTIERDRLQTSYNNLTIKIDWLQTSYNNLTVERDRIQMNSNKLTVKIDQLQTSYNNLTVERDRLQTSYNNLTTERDQLQTSYNNLTVERDRLQTSYNNLTTERDQLQTSYNNLTVERDRLQTSYNNLTTERDQLQTSYNNLTVERDRLQTSYNNLTTERDQLQTSYNNLIVERDQLQNSYNNLTVERGRLQTSYNNLTMVREKDQEKCKELTNELEKLQTNYSTMANQKDQLQKERDVLRNRLEKLAAQGRGGWVYFSPNLYFISTEKKSWTEGRQDCKKKGAELVTIKTKEEQEFLVQQLGSDKAWIGLNDRNTEGTWKWVDGTALTTAYWVPGEPNDIGNEDCAEIWGFPDKQGWNDRPCNGKVRWICEKPSQTLQWYVEK, from the exons atggctcagagctgttttggtggcacaaggagagggggacctacacgatattacacagatagttttaatgttatggctgatcggtgtgtacATGCGGTCTACCTGGCCAATGAGTGTACATGCAAGATAGATGACGCTAATAAATTGTCTCCCTTTTTCTCCTGTTCTTGTTTAGGAGGCGACACCTCATGGAGCAGATATTACAGACTTGCTGCAGTGTGCTTGACCCTGTTGTGTGTCCTCCTGAATTCTGCTGTCTTAGTGCTGTGGGTCAAGTTCAACAACTTGACTACAGAAAACACCGATTTACAAACTCATTACAGCAAACTCCTTCTAGAGCACCAAACCGGCTACGAAAACATGACTTTTGATAGAGACCGGTTACAGACCAGGTACAACAACCTGATAGtcgagagagaccagttacaaaCCAACTACAAAAACCTGATAGTCGAGAGAGACCGGTTACAGATGAACTACAACAACCTGACCATTGAAAGAGACCGGCTACAGACCAGCTACAACAACTTGACCATAAAGATAGACTGGTTACAAACCAGCTATAACAACCTGACAGTCGAGAGAGACCGGATACAAATGAACTCCAACAAGTTGACCGTCAAGATagaccagttacagaccagCTACAACAACCTAACAGTCGAGAGAGACCGGTTACAGACCAGCTACAACAACCTGACCActgagagagaccagttacagaccagCTACAACAACCTAACAGTCGAGAGAGACCGGTTACAGACCAGCTACAACAACCTGACCActgagagagaccagttacagaccagCTACAACAACCTAACAGTCGAGAGAGACCGGTTACAGACCAGCTACAACAACCTGACCActgagagagaccagttacagaccagCTACAACAACCTAACAGTCGAGAGAGACCGGTTACAGACCAGCTACAACAACCTGACCActgagagagaccagttacagaccagCTATAACAACCTGATAGtcgagagagaccagttacagaacAGCTACAACAACCTGACAGTCGAGAGAGGCCGGTTACAGACCAGCTACAACAACCTGACTATGGTGAGAGAAAAGGACCAGGAAAAATGTAAGGAACTGACTAACGAACTGGAGAAACTGCAGACAAACTACAGCACCATGGCAAACCAGAAAGACCAGttacagaaggagagagatgtACTTCGGAACAGGTTGGAAAAGCTAG CTGCACAGGGCAGAGGAGGATGGGTCTACTTCAGCCCCAATCTTTACTTCATCTCTACTGAGAAGAAAAGCTGGACTGAGGGCAGACAGGACTGCAAAAAGAAGGGAGCAGAACTCGTGACCATCAAGACCAAAGAGGAACAG GAGTTCCTTGTTCAGCAGCTGGGCAGCGATAAGGCTTGGATTGGTTTAAATGACAGAAATACAGAGGGGACCTGGAAATGGGTGGATGGTACAGCACTGACCACTGC GTACTGGGTTCCGGGGGAACCCAACGATATAGGCAACGAGGACTGTGCTGAGATTTGGGGTTTTCCGGATAAGCAGGGCTGGAACGACAGGCCGTGCAATGGCAAAGTGAGATGGATCTGTGAGAAACCTTCTCAGACTTTGCAGTGGTACgttgagaaatga